Proteins encoded within one genomic window of Streptomyces sp. NBC_00523:
- the ngcE gene encoding N-acetylglucosamine/diacetylchitobiose ABC transporter substrate-binding protein yields MGSTSAHNNEGLGRRDVIKRSAALGLITVPTMSFLSACASGDSGGDEPVKKGKTSAKNPLGVNESAALDVVIFNGGFGDQYAKDAEKKYGEAFPKAKVKHTSTQKIQSQLQPRFNGGTPPDLIDNSGAEQMDMGVLVGKKQLLDLTPLMDAPSYDDPSKKVRDTLRPGVLEMGQFEGDPVWIMYYAYTVYGVWYSQTNLEKLDAEYPETWDDMLALCAKAKKQGIAGWTYAGKYPYYLPFSLYPFIAKIGGREVLDKIDNLEPNAWKDPAVKAAFEAYYELYKKGYILKGTPGLTHIQSQTEWTKGKALFIPNGSWVENEAAPTTPKDFKMMVAAPSSLDKSDAMPFGTIWASGGEPFVVPAKAANPQGGMEQLRIMLSEESSKNFTKQVKSLSAFNGGTDGLTLSTAMQSGVDALKKAGDNVVNPRLQDWYVKLQKEQIGTAGLGEMMAGRLTPAEAIKKIQGYADAAAKDQSIKHYKHQ; encoded by the coding sequence ATGGGATCCACCTCCGCCCACAACAATGAGGGCCTTGGCCGTCGCGATGTGATCAAGCGTTCTGCCGCACTCGGTCTGATCACCGTTCCGACCATGAGCTTCCTGTCCGCCTGCGCGAGCGGCGACAGCGGCGGCGACGAGCCCGTCAAGAAGGGCAAGACCAGCGCGAAGAACCCGCTGGGCGTCAACGAGAGCGCCGCGCTCGACGTGGTGATCTTCAACGGCGGCTTCGGCGACCAGTACGCCAAGGACGCCGAGAAGAAGTACGGCGAGGCGTTCCCGAAGGCCAAGGTCAAGCACACCTCGACGCAGAAGATCCAGTCGCAGCTCCAGCCGCGCTTCAACGGCGGCACCCCGCCGGACCTGATCGACAACTCGGGCGCCGAGCAGATGGACATGGGTGTCCTCGTCGGCAAGAAGCAGCTGCTCGACCTGACCCCGCTGATGGACGCCCCGTCCTACGACGACCCGAGCAAGAAGGTCCGCGACACGCTGCGTCCGGGCGTTCTGGAGATGGGCCAGTTCGAGGGCGACCCGGTCTGGATCATGTACTACGCGTACACCGTGTACGGCGTGTGGTACTCGCAGACCAACCTGGAGAAGCTGGACGCGGAGTACCCCGAGACCTGGGACGACATGCTCGCCCTCTGCGCCAAGGCGAAGAAGCAGGGCATCGCGGGCTGGACGTACGCCGGTAAGTACCCGTACTACCTGCCGTTCTCCCTCTACCCGTTCATCGCCAAGATCGGCGGCCGGGAGGTTCTCGACAAGATCGACAACCTGGAGCCGAACGCGTGGAAGGACCCCGCCGTCAAGGCGGCCTTCGAGGCGTACTACGAGCTCTACAAGAAGGGGTACATCCTCAAGGGCACCCCGGGCCTGACCCACATCCAGTCGCAGACCGAGTGGACCAAGGGCAAGGCGCTCTTCATCCCGAACGGTTCGTGGGTGGAGAACGAGGCGGCGCCGACCACGCCCAAGGACTTCAAGATGATGGTCGCGGCTCCGTCCAGCCTGGACAAGTCCGACGCGATGCCCTTCGGCACCATCTGGGCGTCCGGCGGCGAGCCCTTCGTCGTCCCGGCCAAGGCGGCCAACCCGCAGGGCGGCATGGAGCAGCTGCGCATCATGCTCTCCGAGGAGTCCTCGAAGAACTTCACCAAGCAGGTGAAGTCGCTGAGCGCCTTCAACGGCGGCACCGACGGCCTGACCCTCTCCACGGCCATGCAGTCCGGTGTCGACGCGCTGAAGAAGGCCGGCGACAACGTGGTGAACCCGCGCCTCCAGGACTGGTACGTCAAGCTCCAGAAGGAGCAGATCGGCACCGCCGGTCTCGGTGAGATGATGGCGGGCCGACTGACCCCGGCCGAGGCCATCAAGAAGATCCAGGGCTACGCGGACGCCGCGGCCAAGGACCAGTCCATCAAGCACTACAAGCACCAGTGA
- a CDS encoding carbohydrate ABC transporter permease — MQHGKYRFIVGFLVVPLVLYAVFVIWPFIQAIYYSFTDWTGLSPDFKMVGFGNYSRMLKDDIFWKSLQHSVILVLVLPLVTLGLALFFAFMLNVGGRRRKNAAVAGVRGSGFYKIAYFFPQVLSIVIVALLFQFAYNPRSGMINSALEGIGLDSVQPEWLGDPNLALICVMVVLVWSTVGFFVVLFSAGMASIPKDFYEAALLDGASRITTFFKITVPLLWDTIQSGWVYMGILALGVEAFTAVQVMTVGPGGPDYSTSILPLYVYQTAFRDGQAGYATTIGVGLLVVTMAFAAVVMRLGRRERLEF; from the coding sequence ATGCAGCACGGCAAGTACCGGTTCATTGTGGGGTTCCTGGTAGTCCCCTTGGTGTTGTATGCGGTCTTCGTCATCTGGCCGTTCATCCAGGCCATCTACTATTCCTTCACGGACTGGACCGGACTGAGCCCCGACTTCAAGATGGTCGGCTTCGGCAACTACTCCAGGATGCTGAAGGACGACATCTTCTGGAAGTCGCTCCAGCACAGCGTGATTCTCGTGCTGGTGCTGCCGCTGGTGACGCTGGGCCTCGCGCTCTTCTTCGCCTTCATGCTCAACGTCGGAGGCCGTCGGCGGAAGAACGCCGCGGTCGCCGGCGTGCGGGGATCGGGCTTCTACAAGATCGCCTATTTCTTCCCGCAGGTCCTGTCGATCGTCATCGTCGCCCTGCTGTTCCAGTTCGCGTACAACCCGCGTTCTGGCATGATCAATTCGGCGCTGGAGGGGATCGGTCTCGACTCCGTCCAGCCGGAATGGCTGGGCGATCCGAATCTGGCGCTGATCTGCGTCATGGTGGTGCTGGTCTGGTCGACGGTCGGCTTCTTCGTCGTCCTCTTCTCGGCCGGAATGGCGTCCATCCCCAAGGACTTCTACGAGGCGGCGCTCCTGGACGGGGCCAGCCGCATCACGACGTTCTTCAAGATCACCGTCCCGCTGCTCTGGGACACCATCCAGTCGGGCTGGGTCTACATGGGCATCCTGGCCCTCGGCGTCGAGGCGTTCACGGCCGTCCAGGTCATGACGGTCGGCCCCGGCGGTCCCGACTACTCGACCTCGATCCTGCCGCTGTACGTCTACCAGACCGCCTTCCGCGACGGTCAGGCCGGATACGCGACGACGATCGGTGTCGGACTGCTCGTCGTCACCATGGCGTTCGCCGCCGTCGTGATGCGGCTGGGCCGGCGCGAGCGGCTGGAGTTCTGA
- a CDS encoding carbohydrate ABC transporter permease — protein MKATETPPAVAATEPAPVSKSPAPAGKEKKTSEGKTLNVFSHGVLIIWAILVVLPLLWAIMSSFKTDDSILSTPWKLPDTLHFENWSRAWSQAHMSDYFFNTIVVVGCSLIGTLLLGSMAAYVLARFDFPGNRFIYYMFIGGMSFPIILALVPLFFVMNNMGMLNTRHGLILVYIAYSLPFTVFFLTSFFRTLPGSVAEAAMIDGASHTRTFFQVMLPMAKPGLISVGIFNFLGQWNQYMLPTVLNTDPKYRVLSQGLVELASSQGYKGDWSGLFAGLVMAMLPVLAAYIIFQRQVVAGLTAGAVK, from the coding sequence GTGAAGGCCACTGAAACCCCTCCCGCGGTCGCGGCGACGGAACCGGCCCCCGTGTCCAAGTCGCCCGCCCCGGCGGGCAAGGAGAAGAAGACCAGCGAGGGGAAGACCCTCAACGTCTTCTCGCACGGCGTGCTGATCATCTGGGCGATCCTGGTGGTGCTGCCGCTGCTCTGGGCGATCATGTCGTCGTTCAAGACCGACGACTCGATCCTGTCGACGCCGTGGAAGCTGCCGGACACGCTTCACTTCGAGAACTGGTCGCGCGCCTGGAGCCAGGCGCACATGAGCGATTACTTCTTCAACACGATCGTCGTCGTGGGCTGTTCGCTCATCGGCACCCTGCTGCTCGGCTCGATGGCGGCCTATGTGCTCGCCCGGTTCGACTTCCCGGGCAACCGCTTCATCTACTACATGTTCATCGGCGGGATGAGCTTCCCGATCATCCTGGCGCTGGTCCCGCTGTTCTTCGTGATGAACAACATGGGGATGCTGAACACGCGGCACGGACTGATCCTGGTCTACATCGCGTACTCGCTGCCCTTCACCGTCTTCTTCCTCACCTCCTTCTTCCGGACGCTACCGGGGTCGGTGGCGGAAGCGGCGATGATCGACGGGGCCTCGCACACCCGGACGTTCTTCCAGGTCATGCTGCCGATGGCCAAGCCCGGACTGATCAGCGTCGGCATCTTCAACTTCCTCGGCCAGTGGAACCAGTACATGCTGCCGACGGTGCTGAACACCGACCCGAAGTACCGGGTGCTCTCGCAGGGTCTGGTCGAACTGGCCAGCAGCCAGGGCTACAAGGGCGACTGGTCCGGCCTCTTCGCCGGTCTGGTGATGGCGATGCTGCCGGTCCTCGCGGCCTACATCATCTTCCAGCGCCAGGTCGTGGCGGGGCTGACCGCGGGAGCGGTGAAGTAA